From the Lactuca sativa cultivar Salinas chromosome 9, Lsat_Salinas_v11, whole genome shotgun sequence genome, the window TCTTGGGACATCAAGATTTTACTTCTTTTTTCCACCTCCTCCTTCCACCCTATAAATTTTACACAAAATCTCCAACAGTCCACATCAAGAAAATCTACAAAAGGTTCACATTCATCTATGGAAAGAATGATACAAAAAATGCAGCCATTTCCAACAGGGGTATTAAAAGTTCTCTTTAAACCAACTCCATTAATAAAGGGTCACCTGCTGCCATTATTCTGATGAGCTTTATAAATTCTTGCTCACTTGACACACTCCATGGATGAACAGCAGCTGCTTCAGGAGAATAATAACTCAAAGAAGTGTTTGAAGGTACTTCTTGCTTATACACCATTGTGCTAAACACAGAGTCAAAATTCTCAGTGGAATCCATTGCTAAAAAGAACATGGGAATAGCAACCTTCTGATGAATATCAAGATTTCCCACAAGATTTACAAGATCTTTGAAGTCATTGACTAGTCTTCGGGGAACATAAAACACCTCAGAGCTGCAAATTGTGAGGCTTGAATCATGGCTACTCATATGTTTCTTGTAACTAACTTGGAAATGAACAGGCATCGAGCTCACAACTTTCTTCACCATTTCTCCTTGTTTTCCATACCAATCTTGGTTACCATTGAATGAAACAGTGCTCCAAGATTTTGAAACCTAAAAAGGTGTAATAAAAGAGAAATGGAAGTAAgatactataataaacaaataaataaaagtatgcTTTGTTATGAAGAAACATGACACTTTAAAGTTTAAATCATACCTTGTCTGTTATCCAGAGCTTAGTCTTATCTGCTTGGAGTAAGTTCCAGTAATTAAGAACCGTATTATCCTGGAGAAACAAAAATCCTTCTGCACTTGAAAACCTATCAAACAATTTTGGAAGATGCCTGcgataaaaaaaagaaaattttagaaaaaaggaaatttattattatcatatttaatatgtttattatttaTGAAATTAAAGAAAGGGTGGTGGGCCAACCTGCCTGTAGGAAGTTTTAATTAAAGAAAAGGAATATGAACAGTCACATCAATAAGTTACAGAAAAGATGGTCCAACAAATGTTCAATTATCTATGAATGCATCAAGGCAACCACTTTGAATACAGTGGATGATTGAAATTGAGATCACACCTACCGATATCACCAATAATTGAATACTTGAAAACAAAttcttttttatgatttttgtcatTCTACACAAAGTTATGATTTCTATTTtccaataaaaatgaaaatacaatttggtgaatgttttattttttgaataaaaataaaagatgaatagTTAAGAAGAATTCGTACTTGTATTGGTGATCTAAGTGGCCTTGTTCAACAGCAAGTTGAGGGTTCTTGTTTTCTGACAAGATAACCACAGCCTTGAATATCCTTCCATACAGCAATCTCCATTCAAGTGCAGTTCTTTCAACAGGTCCATTACAGAACATAATAAGAACAACATTTCCAAAATTCTTTCTCCATTTAATCAGATTCCCTATTTCATAATTCACTGTTCCAGTTTCCTCAACTCCAAGATGAACAGATGGCAGCTTTTGAGGTACAAAATCCTTTCGATCTCCATGACCAATGGATGCTCTTGGCCTATGCAGTTCAAGTGTCATTAACCGTGGCTGCAAATACCCTACACCAATCAAATCTTGAATCCAAGCAGCTGTGAACTTTAAATCTTTTTCAGTCCAAAATCCTTCTTCAGCCATGGCGTAACTCAATTCCATTATCTTTTCAAACAATCTGTGTTTATCTGATTTCCAGGATACTAAGAACTTAATCAAACGACCCACGTTTACATGAAGATCTTTCTCTTCTGCAAATGGGTATGCTTCAATTCTATCGTATCTATGTACAGTTGGAGGGTAGACAACAACATACCCACCAATTTCCCATAATAGTCTCTGTGCCCAGTAACCTCTTAACACATCAGAAGCCATTGAACTTATGGAAACAGGGAGCATTAACCCCCAAAAGGCTGAATAATGGTGTAAAGTGTTGAAAGAATTCATGGGTACCATTGTTCCTTGAGGGAATGCGACCTTTGGGGCATGCTCATCGAATCGAATATCAAAAGGCTCAAGATTGGGTTTCCTAGTAAAGTAGAAAACTGAATCAACATCAGGTAAGCCATTGGAAATACCTTGTTGGATAAACTGCTTCCCACCAAAGACTTCAGTGTAATACTCTTCACGTTCAATTTCACCTACATTCTCTAATGGCAATCCCCTAGGCCAAACAGATCTTTGACCGAAATGAATGTAAGGATTGACAACAGTTCTATT encodes:
- the LOC111879411 gene encoding probable glycosyltransferase STELLO2, with translation MGVGFDPMLVQKERDSKPQNPKSSSLPTTIRPNRFSPSKSLDFSTWFSENLYKIVTIGLLISTVAALFFLRNVGDSAALLCFQSQTQQLETIHFPQINYNSISPIPDKTTPYSNFRSEQWIVVSVSDYPTDSFKKLLKIKGWQVLAVGNSKTPSDWNLKGAIYLSLEDQAKLGFRIVDFLPYDSYVRKNVGYLFAIQHGAKKIFDADDRGEVIDDDIGKHFDVELVGESARQEVILQYTHENPNRTVVNPYIHFGQRSVWPRGLPLENVGEIEREEYYTEVFGGKQFIQQGISNGLPDVDSVFYFTRKPNLEPFDIRFDEHAPKVAFPQGTMVPMNSFNTLHHYSAFWGLMLPVSISSMASDVLRGYWAQRLLWEIGGYVVVYPPTVHRYDRIEAYPFAEEKDLHVNVGRLIKFLVSWKSDKHRLFEKIMELSYAMAEEGFWTEKDLKFTAAWIQDLIGVGYLQPRLMTLELHRPRASIGHGDRKDFVPQKLPSVHLGVEETGTVNYEIGNLIKWRKNFGNVVLIMFCNGPVERTALEWRLLYGRIFKAVVILSENKNPQLAVEQGHLDHQYKHLPKLFDRFSSAEGFLFLQDNTVLNYWNLLQADKTKLWITDKVSKSWSTVSFNGNQDWYGKQGEMVKKVVSSMPVHFQVSYKKHMSSHDSSLTICSSEVFYVPRRLVNDFKDLVNLVGNLDIHQKVAIPMFFLAMDSTENFDSVFSTMVYKQEVPSNTSLSYYSPEAAAVHPWSVSSEQEFIKLIRIMAAGDPLLMELV